Proteins from a single region of Leptospira venezuelensis:
- a CDS encoding LIC20035 family adhesin — protein sequence MKKIISTAVSISLLIGCSSVSVVENKGKNVEFQIIEPNIRVEKFKETFNLKAEGPVNLDCSGKPCTPDQASALTPDQIKKLKRNGSWKEYVEKEDLQKNKFSVLTRVGDYKDDKREGIWKTLYETGETLRETPYVAGLKEGEEKKLAKDGTQLESTIYKADKKNGPYWSKTDKGILSDEGTYADDKKVGTWKDFYNEDGAKKSVIEFKDGKKSGKETNYHKDGNTVSSEGNNSDDLKTGYWKNYYENGSPQSEGNYAPKGAGADRKSLRIGAWKEYYKNGKVFAEGQRDHTRKGDWTFYWSTGNPAYKGTMMNEMMMSSAEVYDKDGTIVGKGKLLFDLLLMDEKTDELKAKYKPDFPFAYYKNGKKSFEIAANGTAVEYDESGAKIGQGPIMPGTNQKNDCWTTPQGKKYYVNGRENPKMGELQGCK from the coding sequence ATGAAAAAAATTATATCCACAGCGGTTTCAATTTCTCTTTTGATCGGTTGTTCTTCAGTAAGTGTTGTTGAGAACAAGGGCAAGAATGTAGAGTTCCAAATTATAGAGCCGAATATCAGAGTAGAAAAATTCAAAGAGACATTCAATTTAAAGGCAGAAGGTCCGGTTAACTTAGATTGCTCCGGAAAACCTTGTACCCCGGATCAAGCAAGTGCGTTGACACCTGATCAGATCAAAAAACTAAAACGTAACGGTTCTTGGAAAGAATATGTAGAGAAGGAAGATCTTCAAAAAAATAAATTCTCCGTCCTGACCCGAGTAGGTGATTACAAGGACGATAAAAGAGAAGGGATCTGGAAAACATTATATGAAACGGGAGAAACTTTAAGAGAAACTCCTTATGTGGCCGGCTTAAAAGAAGGTGAAGAGAAAAAGCTCGCAAAAGATGGGACCCAACTTGAAAGCACAATTTACAAAGCTGACAAGAAGAATGGACCGTATTGGTCTAAAACAGACAAAGGGATCTTAAGCGATGAGGGAACTTACGCGGATGATAAAAAAGTAGGGACTTGGAAGGACTTCTATAATGAGGACGGAGCTAAAAAATCCGTAATCGAATTCAAAGACGGCAAAAAAAGCGGTAAAGAAACGAATTATCATAAAGATGGGAACACTGTCTCTTCCGAAGGAAACAATTCGGATGATCTAAAAACTGGCTATTGGAAAAACTATTACGAGAATGGCTCCCCTCAATCTGAAGGTAATTACGCTCCAAAAGGTGCCGGCGCGGACAGAAAATCTCTCAGGATAGGCGCTTGGAAAGAATATTATAAAAACGGAAAGGTATTTGCAGAAGGGCAAAGGGATCATACTCGTAAGGGAGATTGGACTTTCTATTGGAGTACCGGAAATCCTGCGTATAAAGGAACCATGATGAACGAAATGATGATGAGTTCCGCAGAAGTATACGACAAAGACGGAACAATTGTTGGAAAAGGAAAACTGCTTTTCGACCTTCTACTCATGGATGAAAAAACGGATGAACTGAAGGCAAAATATAAGCCTGATTTCCCGTTTGCATATTATAAAAACGGCAAGAAGTCTTTTGAAATTGCTGCAAACGGAACTGCGGTCGAGTATGACGAGTCCGGGGCAAAGATTGGACAGGGGCCGATTATGCCTGGGACAAACCAAAAAAACGATTGTTGGACGACACCTCAGGGTAAAAAATATTACGTGAACGGTAGGGAAAATCCTAAAATGGGAGAGCTACAGGGCTGTAAGTAA
- a CDS encoding LIC20036 family protein, producing the protein MDTRWKKGILALEKIITNNDLKKISLGILVAAPLFFLLGYFVRGCSSVNRQAKVTYSGSFTEGTLVSLNSKNVILQDPDFSIPLETVEKIEFLEDAQSLNPNQVPLSDSEKSFVGTYKIQIGIHKGVLSIFPRKTGGIGATLRFTNWGKGSNEILTGIRVTGKSIRFVRSCAGARCSEIGSNVPFTQTYTGDLDGKKIQGAYQGTNSSGRWLAER; encoded by the coding sequence ATGGATACAAGATGGAAAAAGGGAATCCTTGCCTTGGAAAAAATTATCACAAATAACGATCTTAAAAAAATCAGCCTAGGAATTCTGGTCGCCGCACCTCTATTCTTCCTGCTTGGATATTTCGTCCGAGGATGTAGTTCGGTGAATCGACAGGCAAAGGTAACCTATAGTGGATCCTTTACGGAAGGGACTTTGGTTTCCTTAAATTCTAAAAATGTAATATTGCAAGATCCTGATTTTTCTATTCCTCTTGAAACTGTAGAGAAAATAGAATTTTTAGAAGACGCCCAAAGTTTAAACCCGAACCAGGTGCCTTTGAGTGATTCAGAAAAGTCATTTGTAGGAACTTATAAAATACAGATCGGGATCCATAAAGGTGTGCTAAGTATTTTTCCTCGCAAAACCGGCGGGATAGGAGCAACTTTACGTTTTACGAATTGGGGAAAAGGTTCAAATGAGATCCTCACGGGCATTCGGGTTACCGGGAAGTCGATTCGGTTTGTGAGATCTTGTGCAGGAGCAAGATGTTCTGAAATAGGAAGTAATGTTCCTTTTACGCAAACTTATACCGGAGACTTGGACGGTAAAAAAATCCAAGGGGCATACCAAGGCACAAATAGTTCTGGCCGTTGGCTTGCAGAACGTTAA